The region CGGTCAGGATCAGCGCCTTGCCGATGGTGCCGAGGGCGTATTCGATCCGATCGAGATCCCGCCGCCCACTCTTGTCCTTCCGGGCTGCTCGGATCACCTCGGGACGAAGCTGATCGGCCAGTTGCTCGATGGCGGTTGCGATGGCGCCGGCCTGATCCAGCGGGTCGGTGTGATCCATGGAGGCCTGCGGCGTGGGCAACAGGGAAACTCTGCCAGCTGGGCTCAGAACCCCCGGGCTACCGGCCGTTGACTCGAGAGAGACACGTTGCCGGGGGGGGAGGAGGGCTGCAGTGCTGCAGCGGGGGCCGCCACGGCATTGAAGGCGAGCGACCAGCGTTCACCATCGCCACGGAAGGGCATCACCGAATGGGGCTGCCAGGCCGGGAACACGTAGTACTCACCAGGCACCGGCAGGACGTAATGGGCCATCCCGGTGCGGAAGGACTGCAGATGCCAGTCCTCTGGACCGTGAAAGCAGAGCTGGCCGTCAAAGCTGTTGCCGTTGATCTGGGGGGGCACCTTGAGGAAGATCACCCCAGAGAAGCTGCCGCCGTGGGTATGGGTTGGGTTGTAGTCGCCGGCGGTTTGGCAGTTGATCCATAGATCGATCATCTGCAGCCGGTAGCGACCTGGCACCCAGGGACCACGCCCCTGGGGTGGCTGCCGCTCCATCACGTGGCGGATCCAGCGATCACAGGCAGGAAGCAGAACCTCCGCACTGAGTTGTTGCACCGCCGGTTGGTCAGGCCGTAACTCCCGTTGCTGACGCAGCTGTCCAGCCAGCTTGGCGGAGGCGTCGGGACTGGCTGAAGGATTGGCCAGAACCGATTCACCCAGATCGATCAGCTGATTCAGCAGGGGAGCTGGAAGTGTGCCTCGCAGAATGGAGCGTGGAAAGAGGTCAAGAACGTCCACCGGCTTACTGCAACGCTGCAGGTCATCGTGCCAGCGCCAGAGTGGAGGCGATGTTCATGGGGTGGTGATGCTGCGCAAGGTACTGCTCACGGGTTTGTTGCTCCTGGGCTGCAGTGCGGCGGTCGTGGCGCAGCCGTTGCCAGGCCAGCAGGGGCCGACGGCAGAACTGCTCGAGGGCGGCGGCCTGCGGCTGAGCACGCGTCGCACCAGCGACCGCTTCCCCGATGGCAACGGGCTCTGGAAGGTGGAGCTGCACCGCGGCGAGCAATTGTTGGCCAGCTGGGATGCTGCTAGCGGCATTGCCGAACGGCAGACCGCAGACCGACGCTGGAGTCCGGGCAATGCAGCCCCTCTCCCTGCTGGTGATTACAGCCTGGGACAGCCGGAACCCTGGGGAGATGATCTCTGGTTCGATCTGCAGCCGCGCTTTGATACCACCCGCAGCGCCCTGGGCATTCACCGTTGCTATCCAGGGACGGGTTGCATCTGCATGCCGAGCCGCGCGGAGATTGGTGCATTGGCAGCTTGGGTGAAACGGGGACGACTAAGCAGGCTGCGTGTGATCAACTGAACCCAATCGCTATCAAAGACAAGTCGTCTGCAGCACCGACCAAAGCCGTTGGGATCTTTAGAGACGTGTCGTCCTCCCCATGACCGCCTTCATGGATGTGAACATCTGGATGATCGTCGGCTTCCTGCTGGCGGCCTATTCCGTTGTGGCCAACGACTCACTGCAGACGTTGGGCACCTACATCTCATCTCATAAGAAGCGCACCCCGAAAGTGGTGCAGATGCTGTTCATTTGCACCGTCACCATTGTCGTTCTGATGGTGGGTTGGTTCCTCAAGGACGGTGACCCGGCCTGGGGCCGCCTGAGTGTTCCTGGCAAGGAGTTTCCTCTGCCCGAGCCATTCAACTGGATCTACATCCTTCCGCCCATTGCGGTGTTGGCTCTCACCCAGTGGGGCGCTCCTGTCAGTACCTCGTTTCTGGTGCTGTCGTCGTTCAAGCCGGCCAATATCGGCAAGCTGCTCAACAGCTCGCTGACGGGTTATGTCCTGGCTTTCTGCGTGGGCCTGGCGGCCTATGGCCTGGGCATGTGGCTGCTGGAACGTTGGGTGTTCCGCCGCACGCAGGAGGGCAAGGACTTCAACAAGGTCTGGTATGGCCTGCAGTGGTTCTCCACCGGCTTCCTCTGGAGCATGTGGCTGGTGCAGGACCTGGCGAACATTTTCGTGTTCCTCCCCCGCAAGCTGGATTTCTTCCCGATGGCGATCTGCACGGCGGTGCTGTGCGTGGGTCTCTGTGTGCTGGTGGCCACCGGCGGTGGACCGATTCAGGGGGTGCTGCGGTCCAAGACGAACACGTCCGACCTGCGCTCGGCCACGGTGATCGACTTCTTCTTTGGCCTTTGTCTGCTCTACAAGGCGTTCCTCTCCACCTTCCCGCTGAGCACCACCTGGGTGTTCCTGGGTCTGATCGGGGGTCGGGAAATCGCCCTGCGGATCAAGGAGCAGGAATTTGAGTACGTCTTCACCAACCGCGAGAGCGGCAATCTGGGGAAGATCATCGGTAGTGATCTCTGGAAGGCCTTCGTCGGTGTGGTGGTGAGTCTCGTGATCGCGCTGAGCATCCAACCTTTGGTGCAACTCACCGGCGGTTGAACCCGTCCGATTCACGGGTCATGTGAGCGGTCCTTCGGGGCCGCTTTTTCATTTGGTTTGCCACTCCGATCATTCAATGTCCTTAAGGATCGATTAAGACGGACGTCTTGACCGGCTCGGTTTCGTCCGGCCCAATGGCGTCAACACCTCGCGAATACCCTGACCAGCCCACGATCCCAGCGCCGCGATGCCACCGGCCGTTTTCAGTCCAGCGGAGATGCCAAGGCACGCCCTGTTCAGGTGTGGCTGAAGCCTGATGTGCTCGAACGGCTGGATTCCTACTGCTTGTTTTATGGCGTCGGACGCGGACGTGCCATTGGCCATCTGCTGCAGGGGGCCCTCCCTGATCCCAGCTGGCTTCCGCAGCGACCGGTCTTTCTCGAGGAGTCATCTGACGGCGCAGAAGCTTGCACCGGAACGCCGGCAGAAACCACGCCTGAAGCTGATCCATCCCTCCCGTCTGCTGCTGAGCGGCCGATGCCGTTGTTCCAGGCCGGAGATCGCATCAGCAACAACAGCGGACGACGCCATGGGGTCATCGCTGAGGAGCCCTGTCTGTGGGCCGAGCCGGTGCCACTGCCCAACTGTGGCCAGCGCCCTGGCCACTGGACCTACGCCGTGGCCTGGGATGGTCAGATGGGGCTGACCATCCGCTACGCCGAGGATCTGCTGCGTCCGCAGGAGCAAGACCGACAGGTCGGCTGAGGGGCTGTGGTCACTGGCCCTGGTTCTGGCTGTGGGATGAGAAGGCGGGACCTTGGAGCACTCAATGACCTGGCTGCTGCTGCTGTTGATCCCCATGACGGCCGCCGCAGCACCGCAACTTCCCCTGAGTCCGCAGCAGTCGATCGTGGAAGCACACCGCTCACTGCTGGCAGCTGGATGGCATCGAGCCGGATCAGCAGCCATCTCCTAATGAACGTCGCTGGTCCGCAGTGACGCTGGACAGCTTGTCCTCCTGTTCCGGCACTGGGGAGGGGTTCTGTCGGTTCGATTACCGCCGTGAAGGTGAGACGCTGTCGGTGGTGACTGTCCCCTCGAGGCCAGGTGAAGCCT is a window of Synechococcus sp. A15-24 DNA encoding:
- a CDS encoding L,D-transpeptidase, which translates into the protein MLRKVLLTGLLLLGCSAAVVAQPLPGQQGPTAELLEGGGLRLSTRRTSDRFPDGNGLWKVELHRGEQLLASWDAASGIAERQTADRRWSPGNAAPLPAGDYSLGQPEPWGDDLWFDLQPRFDTTRSALGIHRCYPGTGCICMPSRAEIGALAAWVKRGRLSRLRVIN
- a CDS encoding putative 2OG-Fe(II) oxygenase, with product MDVLDLFPRSILRGTLPAPLLNQLIDLGESVLANPSASPDASAKLAGQLRQQRELRPDQPAVQQLSAEVLLPACDRWIRHVMERQPPQGRGPWVPGRYRLQMIDLWINCQTAGDYNPTHTHGGSFSGVIFLKVPPQINGNSFDGQLCFHGPEDWHLQSFRTGMAHYVLPVPGEYYVFPAWQPHSVMPFRGDGERWSLAFNAVAAPAAALQPSSPPGNVSLSSQRPVARGF